From the Brassica oleracea var. oleracea cultivar TO1000 unplaced genomic scaffold, BOL UnpScaffold01002, whole genome shotgun sequence genome, the window ttaatattttgaTTCCATCATATTTTTCAGAAAGATTAATAGTACAAATTCAACTAAGAACTGGAGGGACGATTCACCGGATCCCTACAACGACGGGTTTCTTTGGAGGAAATACGGCCAAAAGTCTATAAAAAACTCTAAATACGAAAggtaatattataaatagtctAATCAAATTTGATCAACTGTAATCATATTTGATCACTGATACTAATAGGAGTATGTAATAATGTTAATACAGGAGCTACTATAGATGTTCTTACCACATAGATCATGACTGTGGAGCAAGAAAGCATGAACAGCAGATCAAAGAAAACCCTCCGGTGTACCGAACCACTTACTTTGGCCACCACACTTGCAAGATTAACCATAATCATGATGCTGTTTTCACTGCGGTTCAAGATCAGGTAGATGATGCGGGAAGTTGCCGGATTATACGATTCGGGAAAGAACTTGATCAGGAGAAGGGAAGTCACTCTACCGGTTTTTCTTTATCGGTTAAGCATGAAGAATCAATCATCAAAGAGGAAACCTGCACGGACCAGTACCGTGGGATAACCGGTGACGATAAAGATTGTCAACATGTGATGGAAGAGAATCAGTCATCACTATCAAGTTCTTATACTCCTCCGTTGTCATCTGTCAGTGAAACTGACATGTTTGATTCAGATCTGCTATTGAACAACTTGGACTCGTGGGATCGTTATGGTTTGTTTGACTTTGGagttcactaaaaaaaattcagctAAAGGATCTCCTTTACGAGAATTAATGAAAACTACGCGTATGTATGTTATTGAATAGTTTCTATCATTTTATCGAGCATGAGTAGAATATTTGAAGTGGGTTGTTgtaacaaaatcatttgctagaGACAAAGTGTAATACATATATCCACCAAACcaggaaataaaaataaaacaaagtttaGCCAACTTTGGGGTGTAATATCGCCAAGTCAACGTTAGTTTTTGGCTGACTTGCTCGATCAAAAGAAACTTCCTTCATGTCGCATCCtataatttatctttttgtttttttcttttacttctgCAGCCAAATACGTAAATGAAAATTAGACTAGCTGCATGACCAcgtaatacaattttgaaaattagataaataacaACTTGACTAAGcattataaacaaatttatccTAAGGGAAAAGGTTTGATGTAATATATATGAATTCTCCATTCCAACGTTAGCAAGTCTTatcaaatgttatttttttcagtCCAAATTTTATCACTTTTAGATCTTCAACAGTCAGTTCTTAGCAAAATCCCCTTTCCTGCTGCGGTTTACAGTCCTAGGAAGGAACGTAATTCCAGACTTCATTGAGTCATTCCTCGACCGACAAGCCAGGCCTATATGACTATATCTACTGTATAATTTCAAACAACGCCCCGTTAGGTGAACAAGATGATAAAGGGTTTTACAAAACAATTCGCTCTTTATGTTGTATTTTCTTAGATTTGCGTCTAGCTATGTTTCTCTCGTTTTCTTAAAAAGGAGTCTACTGAGTACTGACAACGAACGGAAAGGAGACATATGGGGACATAAGTGGATATGGTGGAGATAGTCACGTCCACTTCTCTTTCCAACAACTCTTTCCCTACATTTGTTTGTCGGCACAAAGAAAGTAGCATTACAAATCGTAAATAATGCAGACCTGGACTAGAAATAGAATACTATATAGTTGTTAACCATGGTACGATCTGCGCAGAGATGTGGAGTTATACATAAATGAACTAGATAGAGTACTATATGTAGGCAAAAAAAGACTActctaaaaatttaatatttgtgagTGAAGCCTTATAtggaattttattttgtatttgctTAATTTGGTTTTGCAGACGCATTAAATGTGCATAATTAAACTCTAATTAGTGTTTAAAAATCTCTTAAGAATgggaaataataatccgaatcGGTGGATTTTATTTCTGAACGTCTACGTAGTTGTAGTTAttgttgtaaatttttttaataatattatctttaggtgtagattttatttatgaaCGTTATCTAGAAATTTAGTCATAGTGCATGATATACGTACACTATAAATGCATTTTATTATAAATCTTTCTTTTAGTAATCCTGTCTCAGAGTCGTCCGACTAATCTCATGAGTGAATCAATCCGATAGAGAAAGTTTAGCGTACCACGCTTTCAACTACGCCAAAAACTGGGCTTGACTAGACTAGACtggaactattttttttttttttttttgccatctataatattatttatcaaaaaatttacaaacataAGGCCCAACAAACTAAAGAGCGCACATGCCGAAACATACAAGCCCAACTTTAAAACTAAAAGAGGCCCAAACAATGGTCCATCCAACCCAAACCGAAACAAGACTCGACAATCCTACTACGTGTCGAAATCGCAGTGACACCGAGGACACGTGTCGGAACCACCCATCGCCTTCACCGCTTGGGACAACCCGCCGGAACCCACCGGACGTCCACCGGAACCGACGCATCTGAACCACGATCAATGAAACCACACCGGTTTCAACCAAACTCCATCATCTTCCTCGCTTGAGTCAACGTTTTGGGAGAGCATCATCGGATAATCGAGATCTCATCTCAAGACTGCAAGCCACCAAACCACCCACAAATCGACTCAACTCCTCGACCGAACCTTGCGGGCCGTATAACGCCATGCAAACCCGATCCAAGGCAGAACCACACAGATCTACGAAATCACCAGAGATTAAAACGTCTACCATCAATCCTCTATGACCGACATACAACATGCGACATCAATATCAGATCGAGAGACAGAGTATCGGATGAAGCACAAATTCGTAGATCGACGAAATCGGGATTAACCCGAGGACAAAGCCGACGATAGGTGCTGAAAAATCCACTGCCTCCCGAAAACGTAAGCCGACGAAGTAGAAGCTGGAAGCCTCCCCTTCCCAGAGACAAAGCGGACGAACACCACCGTAGATTAGGTGTCTCCGAGACCAAAACAGAAGCGATATCCACTGTTCGGAAGGGAACCACTGCGACTCTCTATCTctcagagagagaagagagagagtctaCCATGAAACGATCTTATTAGACTTGCTCGCAAGAACCAAACAATACAATTAATTACAACCAACTGGATAGAGCTGGGCTTTTAAAGAACCGCTAACCGCTAACcaataaactaattaattttaattaaatagatttaataaacataactaaatacgaacaaaaatataattaaatatgagTTCGTTATTTAGCTTTGTCTTGTGTCTTCCACTTTAACAATCATATTCAttatgtttcttaatttttgattttttgccTAATTTAGTATTAATTTTTGGACCTGAACTTATATTTAATAGTATGCATAATGCATACactaatatctatatataatagcaaaccaaTTTTTGTTCTATTATGACATCATCTTGTTTTCTTTGATCTAAAggacataaaatatttttgataatgtcatcaaaaaatctatatttgacACCTCTTTATTGAATAGTTATGTAATCTAAAGAACACATCCTTTGAAACACATAACTGCTCATGTCACAACTCTATAGGAAGAGTTTCAATTGATGTATCATTTCATGATCTATATATAGAATCTTTTACAGCGGGGAagttttataaaaccttttggTTGAACTGAATAATCCTAAATTGAATAGAAAAagaatctaataaaaaaaaaaatctagcttCTGGAGAAATAAAAGGGTACTTGATAAGTAGACGTTTTATTTTCTCCTACACAACTCAAATTAAAGGTTCGTAAATATCTGTTTTTATACATGTTCGTTCTTTTGTTTACTAGATCCTGTTTCAAAACCTAGCGGTATAAGTTTTGATAAGTAGAAGAGTGTACTTATCAAGAGTGAAGTTGTCTTCTCTGGTTTCTAGAGTGAGCCTTTGGCAACGACGGAGGTTGGATCTGGGATGGTGGTTCTCTCTCCTCACTTCCTAGCCGTATTCTTCAGTCATTGCTTCGATTGAGGAGGGATACGTGGCTGCTCGGACCTGTGAGGAGCAAGAGACTCATGCAACTTGCGGCGTCTAGGATTTGGTGACTGACGAATCGATGCTGGGCATGGACACCCCCGCCGTGTAGTCCCGGAAACCAGATTACTTGTAAACTGCCGGTTTTTAGAGTGAGCCTTTGGCGACGGCGGAGGTTGGATTTCGGATTGCGGTTCCCTCTCCTCTCTTCTTAGCCGGATTCTTCAGTCAGGGCTTCGATTGAGGAAGGATACGTGGCTGCTCAGACCTGTCAGGAGCCTAGAGACTCAAGCAACTTGCGGCCGCTAGGGTTTGGAGCCGGAATTAAGATGCCAGCGACTTGTGCCGCGTGGACCCTTCCGAGAATGGCATACTGACGGTGACTGGTGACGAATCGATGCTGGGCTTGGACACCCCCGCCGTGAAGTCCCGGAAACCGTATTACTTGCAAACTGTCGGTTTCTAGATTGAGCCTTTGGCGACGGCGCAGGTTGGATCTGGGAAagcaaaaaaattcttttagattttaactCTGCGAAAAGGAATAAACAAACCACGGCCAATCAAACTTGTTTAATCTGTTGTTCatggaaatatatatacaacacacgttgaacaaaaaaatatatatatatacaacacacaaaaataatttacaaaaatatatatagatataggtctatttgtttttttcctctACAATTGTAATGTTAAGGTTTTTTGTATATactcattttaatatttgtcaGTTTAATTTCAGAATATGCCCGGCCtccaaaaaaacttattctaacAGTTTTG encodes:
- the LOC106320658 gene encoding probable WRKY transcription factor 38 yields the protein MNSPHEKVVQAILYGHSCAKRLKLWLEDPMADDRSVSSYDLAKSIVHCFSNAISILSDQPKSEDDQVSDLSSMDSSPPLPHSKRRKINSTNSTKNWRDDSPDPYNDGFLWRKYGQKSIKNSKYERSYYRCSYHIDHDCGARKHEQQIKENPPVYRTTYFGHHTCKINHNHDAVFTAVQDQVDDAGSCRIIRFGKELDQEKGSHSTGFSLSVKHEESIIKEETCTDQYRGITGDDKDCQHVMEENQSSLSSSYTPPLSSVSETDMFDSDLLLNNLDSWDRYGLFDFGVH